The Tardiphaga alba genome includes a window with the following:
- the mdlC gene encoding benzoylformate decarboxylase has translation MARTPKSKTTTVKDATLNLIRGFGITKVFGNPGSTELPFLSDWPDDIDYVLGLQEASVIGMADGYAQATRNASFVNLHSAAGVGHALGNIYTAHRNQTPMVITAGQQARSILPLQAFLYAERASEFPRPYVKYSVEPARAEDVPAAIARAYYVAMQPPCGPTFVSVPIDDWAHPAQLIDARNVSRAIGPEPEAMQQLVAALSTSKHPALIVGPGIDRAGCVDEMVAVAEKIKAAVWVSPFSARCSFPERHPQFHGFLHASPAQLSDALKEYDLVVVIGAPVFTFHVEGHAAIFDGGATIFQITDDADSAAVAPIGTSIIATMKPALTMLRELLPDTQRNIAKGRVLPPAPAAADPIPIDYLLHTLSQAMPPDAMLVEEAPSHRPAIHKYLPMRGANSFYTMSSGGLGWSLPASVGIALAHPGRRTVCLIGDGSAMYSIQALWTAAQRKLPITIVVINNSGYGAMRSFSQVMQVRNVPGLDLPGLDFVKIAEGLGAHATRVSTSSELEKAFRHSLQHAGVSLVEVVVDSAVPVLYGQKH, from the coding sequence TTGGCTCGTACTCCGAAATCCAAAACCACCACCGTCAAAGACGCCACGCTTAATCTGATCCGCGGCTTCGGCATCACCAAAGTTTTCGGCAATCCCGGCTCCACCGAACTGCCCTTCCTGTCCGACTGGCCCGACGATATCGACTACGTCCTCGGCTTGCAGGAAGCTTCCGTCATCGGCATGGCCGATGGCTATGCGCAGGCGACGCGCAATGCATCCTTCGTCAATCTGCATTCCGCTGCTGGCGTCGGACACGCGCTCGGCAACATCTACACCGCGCATCGCAACCAGACGCCGATGGTGATCACGGCCGGGCAGCAGGCGCGCAGCATCCTGCCGCTGCAGGCGTTTCTCTATGCCGAGCGCGCGTCGGAATTTCCGCGGCCCTATGTGAAATACAGCGTCGAGCCCGCCCGCGCGGAGGACGTGCCAGCAGCCATCGCGCGCGCTTACTATGTGGCCATGCAGCCGCCATGTGGGCCGACCTTCGTCTCCGTGCCGATCGACGACTGGGCGCATCCGGCACAGTTGATCGATGCGCGCAATGTCAGCCGCGCGATCGGGCCGGAGCCAGAGGCGATGCAGCAGCTTGTCGCTGCACTCTCGACGAGCAAACACCCTGCCCTCATTGTCGGCCCCGGTATCGATCGCGCCGGCTGTGTGGACGAGATGGTCGCCGTCGCCGAGAAGATCAAAGCCGCCGTATGGGTCTCCCCCTTCTCCGCGCGTTGCAGCTTCCCGGAGCGGCATCCGCAATTCCACGGCTTCCTGCATGCATCGCCTGCACAGCTATCGGATGCGTTGAAGGAATACGACCTCGTCGTCGTCATCGGCGCGCCGGTCTTTACCTTTCATGTGGAAGGCCATGCGGCGATCTTCGATGGCGGCGCGACGATCTTTCAGATCACCGACGATGCGGATTCAGCAGCAGTCGCGCCGATCGGCACCAGCATCATCGCCACCATGAAACCGGCGTTGACGATGCTGCGCGAGCTGCTGCCGGACACACAACGAAACATCGCAAAGGGCCGCGTGCTGCCGCCGGCGCCCGCGGCTGCCGATCCGATCCCGATCGATTACCTCTTGCACACGCTGTCGCAGGCGATGCCGCCAGATGCGATGCTAGTGGAGGAAGCGCCGTCGCATCGGCCCGCGATACATAAATATCTGCCGATGCGCGGCGCCAATTCGTTCTACACGATGTCCTCCGGCGGCCTCGGCTGGTCGCTGCCCGCCTCCGTCGGCATCGCGCTCGCGCATCCCGGGCGTCGCACGGTGTGCCTGATCGGCGACGGCTCGGCGATGTATTCGATCCAGGCGCTGTGGACGGCGGCACAGCGGAAACTGCCGATCACCATCGTGGTCATCAACAATTCCGGCTATGGCGCCATGCGCTCGTTCAGCCAGGTGATGCAGGTGCGCAATGTTCCCGGTCTCGATCTGCCCGGACTAGATTTCGTCAAAATTGCCGAAGGACTGGGCGCGCATGCCACGCGCGTCAGCACATCTTCGGAACTTGAAAAGGCTTTCCGGCATAGCTTGCAGCATGCGGGCGTCAGCCTTGTCGAGGTGGTCGTCGACTCCGCGGTTCCCGTGCTTTATGGACAGAAGCATTGA
- a CDS encoding FAS1-like dehydratase domain-containing protein has product MTEQLDIDHLKQWIGRTEEASDVITAQLVKGLRATLFLDIGTPKTGDIAPFTTHWCLAQPVAAMDKLGTDGHPARGGFLPPVPLPRRMWAGGEVQFIAPLQVGDTVTRSSKILDVNVKTGSTGTLCFVNVEHVITTPRGVAVRERQDIVYRAMPTSMAPPAPAPKDVPSAQRQETHYADPVLLFRYSALTFNGHRIHYDRDYVTKVEFYPGLVFHGPLQAALLVEFAAKLKGKAPAKFSYRGVSPLFDGADFTVNANETADGLEVWTANDKGAPTMKATASW; this is encoded by the coding sequence ATGACCGAACAACTCGACATCGATCATCTCAAGCAGTGGATCGGCCGCACCGAAGAGGCCTCCGACGTGATCACCGCGCAGCTCGTGAAGGGCCTGCGCGCCACGCTGTTTCTCGACATTGGCACGCCGAAGACCGGCGACATCGCCCCCTTCACCACGCATTGGTGCCTGGCGCAGCCCGTCGCTGCCATGGACAAGCTCGGCACCGACGGCCATCCCGCCCGCGGCGGCTTCCTGCCGCCGGTGCCGCTGCCGCGCCGCATGTGGGCTGGCGGCGAGGTGCAGTTCATTGCACCGCTGCAGGTCGGCGACACCGTGACCCGCTCGTCGAAGATCCTCGATGTGAATGTGAAGACCGGCTCCACCGGCACGCTGTGTTTCGTCAATGTGGAACACGTGATCACCACGCCGCGCGGCGTCGCCGTGCGCGAGCGACAGGACATCGTCTATCGCGCCATGCCCACCAGCATGGCGCCGCCGGCGCCCGCGCCGAAGGACGTGCCGAGCGCCCAGCGTCAGGAAACGCATTACGCCGATCCCGTGCTGCTGTTCCGCTACAGCGCGCTGACTTTCAACGGCCACCGCATCCATTACGATCGCGACTACGTCACCAAGGTCGAATTCTATCCCGGCCTCGTCTTCCACGGCCCGCTGCAGGCCGCGCTGCTGGTGGAGTTCGCGGCGAAGCTGAAGGGCAAGGCCCCGGCCAAGTTCAGCTATCGCGGCGTGTCACCGCTGTTCGACGGTGCCGACTTCACGGTGAATGCGAACGAGACCGCGGATGGGCTCGAGGTCTGGACCGCCAATGACAAGGGCGCGCCGACCATGAAGGCGACGGCGAGCTGGTAG
- a CDS encoding CaiB/BaiF CoA transferase family protein, which yields MLPLKGLTVVAVEQAVAAPYCSSRLADAGAHVIKIERPEGDFARGYDAAAKGQSSYFVWLNRGKDSAVVDLSTPEGRKQLEELIATADVLIQNLKPGSMDKLGFTLERLRKDYPRLICATITGYGDTGPYAHRKAYDLLIQAESGLASITGGPEGPSRVGVSIVDVATGAAAHAAILEALIGRSVSGEGADIRISMFDVMADWLTVPLLNAENGKEPKRMGLAHPSIAPYGVFNSKEGKGILISIQSEREWKILCAKVLGNADLATDAKMVNNVERVHNRDYTDKVVGDIFGSLSREELLKRLSDADIAFAEVNTMADLSKHPHLRRITVDTPNGPVAYPAPGAIWMDADRDSYGAVPGIGDVQK from the coding sequence ATGCTGCCGCTCAAAGGCCTCACCGTCGTCGCTGTCGAACAGGCCGTGGCGGCGCCCTATTGCAGTTCGCGCCTCGCCGATGCCGGCGCGCATGTCATCAAGATCGAACGCCCGGAAGGCGATTTCGCCAGGGGCTATGACGCGGCGGCCAAGGGCCAGAGCAGCTATTTCGTCTGGCTCAATCGCGGCAAGGATTCGGCCGTGGTCGATCTCTCCACGCCGGAAGGCCGCAAGCAGCTCGAAGAGCTGATCGCTACCGCCGACGTGCTGATCCAGAATCTCAAGCCCGGCTCCATGGACAAGCTCGGCTTCACGCTGGAGCGCCTGCGCAAGGATTATCCGCGGCTGATCTGCGCCACCATCACCGGCTATGGCGACACCGGCCCTTATGCGCATCGCAAGGCCTATGACCTCTTGATCCAGGCGGAGAGCGGCCTCGCCTCCATCACCGGCGGCCCGGAAGGCCCATCGCGCGTCGGCGTCTCCATCGTCGATGTCGCCACAGGTGCGGCCGCGCATGCCGCCATCCTCGAAGCGCTGATCGGACGCAGCGTATCCGGCGAAGGCGCCGATATCCGCATCTCCATGTTCGACGTGATGGCCGACTGGCTGACCGTGCCGCTGCTCAATGCCGAGAACGGCAAGGAGCCGAAGCGCATGGGCCTCGCGCATCCCTCCATCGCGCCCTATGGCGTGTTCAATTCGAAGGAAGGCAAGGGCATTCTCATTTCGATCCAGAGCGAGCGCGAATGGAAGATCCTATGCGCGAAAGTGCTGGGCAATGCCGATCTCGCCACCGACGCGAAGATGGTCAACAATGTCGAGCGCGTGCACAATCGCGACTACACCGACAAAGTGGTCGGCGACATCTTTGGTTCGCTCAGCCGTGAGGAGTTGCTGAAGCGTCTCAGCGATGCCGACATCGCCTTTGCCGAAGTGAACACGATGGCGGATCTGTCAAAGCATCCGCATCTGCGCCGCATCACCGTGGACACCCCGAACGGCCCCGTCGCCTATCCCGCGCCCGGCGCGATCTGGATGGATGCGGACCGCGACAGCTATGGCGCGGTGCCGGGTATCGGTGACGTACAGAAGTAA